In a genomic window of Platichthys flesus chromosome 24, fPlaFle2.1, whole genome shotgun sequence:
- the sb:cb1058 gene encoding uncharacterized protein sb:cb1058, giving the protein MTIGKNSRKSSTRSSIRAPKFLDKSGGFYGRLDEPEATVEGEEVRGSEAGDSGNCVEDSSREGKSMSTPAPSVVHNSGGEEREEAEAFDFNEGLIEDDGETLLHRKPSRLSGRWRRSSRRKQKEGRNDEDVAQDERPGLTTESPADPHVLEGTRVMIEVEMEKLKKTEEENEKAGSGKEPTIVHFPARADEDDQVLIRDKKRGREEEGDEERRMKIEQEEGMKVVKRTTMKNYRKALDRAFRRGWEAFITNLYSVTLTPVTSSSPPSPSLKKRQQHNSVLAEFQ; this is encoded by the exons ATGACAATCGGCAAGAACTCCAGGAAAAGCTCAACCAGGAGCTCCATCCGCGCCCCGAAGTTTCTGGACAAATCCGGCGGCTTCTACGGTCGCCTTGATGAGCCTGAGGCCACTGTagaaggggaggaggtgaggggaagTGAAGCAGGGGATAGTGGGAATTGCGTGGAAGACAGCAGCCGAGAAGGGAAATCCATGAGTACCCCGGCCCCAAGTGTGGTGCACAactctggaggagaagagagggaagaggctGAGGCATTTGACTTCAATGAAGGCCTGATTGAGGACGATGGTGAGACACTCCTGCACAGGAAACCCAGCCGCCTCAGcggcaggtggaggagaagctccaggaggaagcagaaggaaGGGAGAAACGACGAGGACGTGGCCCAAGACGAGAGGCCCGGCCTGACCACGGAGAGCCCGGCTGACCCCCACGTCCTGGAGGGCACCAGGGTGATGATCGAGGTCGAGatggagaagctgaagaagacagaggaagaaaatgagAAGGCAGGAAGCGGGAAGGAGCCCACAATCGTCCACTTCCCGGCACGGGCTGACGAGGACGACCAGGTCCTCATCAGAGAcaagaagagggggagagaggaggagggagatgaagaaagGAGAATGAAGatagagcaggaggaggggatgaAGGTGGTGAAGAGGACCACGATGAAGAATTATCGTAAg GCCTTGGACCGGGCGTTCCGCCGCGGCTGGGAGGCTTTCATCACCAACCTGTACAGCGTCACGCTCACACCTGTGACGTCATCCTCGCCACCTTCGCCTTCATTAAAGAAAAGGCAGCAGCACAACTCCGTGTTGGCTGAATTCCAGTAG
- the b3gat3 gene encoding galactosylgalactosylxylosylprotein 3-beta-glucuronosyltransferase 3, with the protein MATRMKLKLKTVFVLYFMVSLLGLVYALMQLGQRCDCTEHDLPKDRTISRLRGELHRLQEQMRKSEATKQPSKQEVKPSLPTIFVITPTYARLVQKAELTRLSQTFLHVPQFHWIVVEDSPHKTPLVSDLLVKSGLSFTHLHMPTNKDRKLQEGDPSWLKPRGVEQRNEGLRWLREDRRAQPGGDNQQGVVYFADDDNTYSLQIFEEMRSTQRVSVWPVGLVGGMKYERPVIEGGKVIRFHTGWRPSRPFPMDMAGFAVSLKLILANPEACFDGEAPMGFLESSFLQGLVTMDELEPKADNCSKVLVWHTRTEKPKMKREDALQAQGLGSDPAVEV; encoded by the exons atggcaacaaggatgaagctgaagctgaagaCGGTGTTCGTGCTCTACTTCATGGTCTCCCTCCTGGGCCTCGTCTATGCACTGATGCAGCTGG GTCAACGCTGCGACTGCACAGAGCATGACCTGCCCAAAGACCGTACCATATCTCGGCTGCGGGGGGAGCTGCATCGTCTTCAGGAGCAGATGAGGAAGTCGGAGGCGACCAAACAGCccagcaaacaggaagtcaagcCCTCTCTGCCAACAATCTTTGTCATCACCCCCACATACGCAAG GCTGGTGCAGAAAGCTGAGCTTACTCGTTTGTCCCAGACATTCCTCCACGTTCCTCAATTCCACTGGATTGTGGTGGAAGACTCTCCTCATAAGACACCTCTGGTGTCAGACCTCCTGGTGAAGAGCGGCCTGTCCttcacacacttgcacatgcCCACTAACAAGGACCGCAAACTCCAGGAG GGTGATCCCAGCTGGCTGAAGCCCCGTGGAGTGGAGCAGAGGAATGAGGGTCTACGGTGGCTCAGAGAGGACAGAAGGGCTCAGCCAGGTGGCGATAACCAGCAGGGAGTGGTTTACTTCGCGGATGACGACAACACATATAGCCTGCAGATATTTGAAGAG ATGAGGAGTACCCAGCGAGTATCTGTGTGGCCTGTGGGGCTGGTCGGTGGGATGAAATATGAGAGGCCAGTGATTGAAGGAGGAAAA GTGATTCGCTTCCACACCGGCTGGCGTCCTAGTCGCCCCTTCCCAATGGACATGGCCGGGTTTGCTGTGTCCCTCAAACTGATCCTGGCCAATCCAGAGGCTTGTTTCGATGGAGAGGCACCAATGGGCTTCCTTGAAAGCAGCTTTCTTCAGGGATTGGTTACCATGGATGAACTGGAGCCCAAAGCGGACAACTGCTCAAAG GTGCTGGTGTGGCACACTCGGACAGAGAAACcgaagatgaagagagaggatgCTCTGCAGGCTCAGGGACTGGGTTCAGACCCTGCTGTGGAGGtctga
- the naa40 gene encoding N-alpha-acetyltransferase 40, protein MGRKSNRAKEKKARRQEERAAMDAVCAKVEAANKLDDPLAAFPAFKKYDRNGLNLQIECKRVTTLNPLSVEWAFELTRANMQTLYEQSEWGWKEREKRDEMNDERAWYLLARDGDSAPVAFSHFRFDVECGEEVLYCYEVQLESRVRRKGLGKFLIQILQLIANSTQMKKVMLTVFKHNHGAYQFFRDALQFEMDETSPSMSGCCGDDCTYEILSRRTKHGEAPAGHTHGGGHCGGCCH, encoded by the exons ATGGGG AGGAAGTCAAACAGAGCAAAGGAGAAGAAGGCCCGGCGTCAGGAGGAGAGGGCGGCTATGGACGCCGTCTGTGCTAAGGTGGAAGCTGCCAATAAG CTGGATGATCCACTGGCTGCCTTCCCAGCTTTCAAAAAATACGACAGAAACGG GCTGAACCTGCAGATAGAGTGTAAGCGGGTGACCACCCTCAATCCCCTGTCCGTGGAGTGGGCCTTCGAACTCACCAGGGCCAACATGCAGACACT GTACGAGCAGAGCGAGTGGGGAtggaaggagagggaaaagagggATGAGATGAACGACGAGAGGGCGTGGTACCTGCTGGCCCGTGACGGGGACTCCGCCCCTGTGGCCTTCTCTCACTTCCGATTCGATGTGGAGTGCGGGGAGGAGGTTTTATATTG CTATGAGGTGCAGTTAGAGAGCAGAGTGCGGAGGAAAGGACTCGGCAAGTTCCTCATCCAGATTCTACAGCTCATCGCTAACAG TACACAGATGAAGAAAGTGATGTTGACAGTTTTCAAACACAACCACGGGGCTTACCAGTTCTTCAGAGATGCTTTACA GTTTGAGATGGACGAAACTTCGCCGAGCATGTCCGGTTGCTGCGGCGACGACTGCACCTACGAGATCCTGAGCCGGCGGACCAAACACGGCGAGGCACCGGCGGGACACACCCACGGGGGGGGCCACTGTGGTGGCTGCTGCCACTGA